One Helicoverpa zea isolate HzStark_Cry1AcR chromosome 11, ilHelZeax1.1, whole genome shotgun sequence genomic window carries:
- the LOC124634513 gene encoding facilitated trehalose transporter Tret1-like — translation MDRCNYSEVPNVLDNSNSKSDKKTNKEWKPFLKQLLICSGVWTSVFLYGLCVGAPTMFIPQIRREANDTSVITDDMASWLTSVYGFSGFPFVLILSMLTRFIGRKIPFIIAVLDTFAAFTVLYYSTNITHLLISEIMQGLFSASHIVITVMILTEYVSPRYRGIFLTVKTATFYWGIWASNAIGTFFHWKKIPLFGMVCSLYTLITVMTWPESPYWLASRGRFEECAASHRSLKGCDEESEKELEALITSQKEYIASCSKTKLTLKERLVDVIKTMNCKEFYKPTALSLTTGCLGVLCGKLVFAVYAIDILKKITNSESTAYIAMLILDGFTVLSMYGGCFLAKYMKRRTLLLVASSMGVLFLFILSLYLYLIRLNLIVENVYVSISLLVAFSIAVSCGPMTMSISVYGELIPVRSRNLSVCLVALGGKLLIGFTLKLSPTLFKTFGLHGAFLTFGLLSLFIIVLLYKYLPETKDKTLQEIADSMIRPKSKKTEVRVTSKLLTS, via the exons ATGGACAGGTGTAACTATTCAGAAGTTCCAAATGTACTAGACAATAGTAATAGTAAAAGtgacaaaaaaacaaataaagaatgGAAACCGTTTCTGAAACAG TTACTAATCTGCAGCGGAGTATGGACGTCAGTGTTCCTGTACGGGCTGTGCGTGGGCGCACCCACCATGTTCATCCCGCAGATCCGACGCGAGGCGAACGACACCAGCGTCATCACTGATGACATGGCTTCTTGGCTCA CGTCTGTGTATGGCTTCAGTGGATTCCCCTTCGTGCTTATCCTCTCCATGCTGACAAGATTCATCGGCAGGAAGATTCCTTTCATCATTGCAGTATTAGATACATTTGCAGCATTCACTGTTTTGTACTACAGTACTAACATCACCCATTTATTGATAAGTGAAATTATGCAAGGATTATTCTCAGCTTCACACATTGTTATTACCGTCATGATCTTAACTGAGTACGTCTCACCAAGGTATAGAGGCATATTTCTAACAGTTAAAACTGCTACGTTTTACTGGGGTATTTGGGCGTCAAACGCTATTGGGACTTTCTTCCATTGGAAGAAAATTCCACTGTTCGGAATGGTATGTTCTCTGTATACCTTGATTACTGTTATGACTTGGCCTGAATCTCCTTACTGGTTGGCAAGTAGAGGAAGGTTTGAGGAGTGTGCAGCTTCCCACCGCTCATTGAAAGGATGTGATGAAGAATCAGAGAAGGAATTAGAAGCATTGATTACTTCTCAAAAAGAATATATTGCTAGCTGTAGTAAAACTAAGTTAACATTAAAAGAACGATTGGTAGATGTCATTAAAACGATGAATtgtaaagaattttacaaaCCAACAGCTTTATCTCTTACAACAGGCTGTTTGGGTGTCCTCTGTGGTAAATTAGTGTTTGCTGTGTATGCCAtagatattttaaagaaaataactaACAGTGAATCGACAGCTTACATAGCCATGTTGATATTAGATGGCTTTACAGTTTTGAGTATGTACGGAGGATGTTTTTTAGCTAAATATATGAAAAGACGAACATTGCTATTAGTAGCTTCCAGTATGggtgtgttatttttattcattttatcaTTGTACTTGTATTTAATTCGTTTGAATCTTATTGTGGAAAATGTTTATGTTTCAATATCGTTACTTGTAGCATTTTCAATAGCTGTAAGTTGTGGACCAATGACAATGTCTATATCAGTTTATGGTGAATTAATTCCAGTTAGATCAAGAaacttgtctgtctgtctagtAGCGTTGggtggtaagttattaattggtTTTACTTTAAAACTATCTCCAACATTATTCAAGACTTTCGGTTTACACGGTGCGTTTTTGACCTTTggtttattatcattatttattatcgttcttttgtacaaatatttaccGGAGACGAAAGACAAAACATTGCAAGAAATAGCAGATAGTATGATAAGACCGAAATCTAAAAAAACTGAAGTACGAGTTACATCCAAGTTATTAACCTCATAG